The Desulfovibrio psychrotolerans genomic interval TGCTGCGTGGGCTGGAATCCCACGGCATGATTCTGGCGCTTAAGACGCCGGCGGGCATGGAACTGCTGACCGGTTCCGGCACGGTTCCCGACGGCACCAAAGCTTCGTAGCTGCTTTGGAGTGGAGTGCGGGAGCTTGGCTGCCGGCAACTGCCTGTTACTGCCGGTTGCTGCGTTACTGTCGGTTACGATCTGATCTTGATTAAAGAGCATGCAAAAAAGAACGGGCCTGTCCGCCAAGGACAGGCCCGTTTCATTTTACGGCAGGGGCGGCTAGAAGTGGCCGGCTTCCTTCTTCACATCAAGCGCGATCTTCCAGAGGACGGAGATCACGAAGAAGCCCACGGCGAAGATGCCCAGCGAGATGAGCAGTTCCGGCACGGTGGGGGTGTATACCGTCACCTTCTCGAAGGGGTTGGGCGTAAAGCCACCGATGATGAGGCCGAGGCCCTTGTCTATCCACGTGGCCAGCACGAGGATACCCAGCGACCAGGGCAGCAGCTGCTCGTTGTCGCGCAGGCTCGGGGGAATGAGCAGTGCGAGGCTGAGCAGCGCAAGGGTTGCGCCAATCCACATGGCACCGGTAATCCAGTCCACATGCCCGTCATGCCCTGCGAACAGGTAGGCAATGGGATGCGCGTGGCCGGGAATGCCGCTGTAGAAGGCCGTGAACACTTCCAGCAGGAAGAAGAACACGTTAATGGCCATGGCATACGTGATGATCTTCGTCAGGGTCTGCACCGCTTCGCGGCCGGGGTTGAATCCGGTGAGCTTGCGGACAAGGAAGACCAGCAGCAGCAGAATGGCGGGACCCGCACAGAATGCCGAGCTGAGGAAGCGGGCTGCCATGATGGCCGTGAGGAAGTAGTGGCGGCCGGGCAGACCGGAGTACAGGAATGCCGTAACCGTGTGGATGCTGAATGCCCAGATGATGGACAGGTAAATCATGGGCTTGATCCACTTGGGCGGTTCCACGTCGTGACGTTCACACTCAAGCGTTACCCAGCCGATGATGGCGTTCAGAACCAGATAGCCCATCAGCACCAGCATGTCATAGAACATGACGGAGTTGAGGGTGGGGTGGAGCATCACGTTGAGCATGCGCTGGGGCTGACCCATGTCTGCCACGATGAAGAGCATGCACATGAGCACAGCACCTATGGCCATGAACTCGCCCAGGATGATGATCTTTTTGAACTTTTTATAGTGGTGGAAGTACGCGGGCAGCACGAGCATAACGGCGGATGCAGCCACACCGACCAGATAGGTGAACTGGGCGATGTAGAAGCCCCACGATACGTCGCGGCTCATGCCGGTAATGGCCAGACCGTACTTCATCTGGAACAGGTAGGTGAAGGCGCCCAGACCTATGAGGCTGCCCAGAAAGGCGAGCCACACATAGTACTTGGGAGAACCTTTGAGTACTTTTTCAATCATGTCCGCCTCCTAAATGATGTAGTACACGCCGGGCTGCGTACCCAGGGAGGGCTTGCGGCGGATGGTGAAGTTTTCTGCCAGTGCCTTCCGTACCTCGGATTCGGGGTCGGAAAGGTCGCCGAAGAGAATCCTGCCTTCCGAAGCTTCTACGCACAAGGGCAGCTGGCCCTTGGCAAGCCTTTCCACACAGAAGGTGCACTTTTCAACAACGCCCATCATGCGGGTGGGATACTCGGCATTGATGGCCCCCATGTCCAGATACCTGCGGGGGTTGGCGAAGTTGAAGGAGCGTGCGCCGTAGGGGCAGCCGGCCATGCAGAAGCGGCAGCCGATGCAGCGGTGGTAGTCCATGGTCACGATGCCGTCGGGCTTCTTGTAGGTAGCCTTGGTGGGGCACACGCGGACACAGGGCGGATTTTCGCAATGGTTGCACAGTACAAAGTAATCGCGCGAGCGGACGGATTCCGAGAGGTGCTCGTTCACATCGTCCGGGAACACGTATTCATACTTGTCTGTCCACAGCCACTTCACTTCCTGATTGTTCGGGATGTTCGGTACGTTGTGGTACTGGTGACAGGCCTTTATGCACGCCTCAAAGTCAGCAGCGGTTTCGAATCCGCGGGTATCTATTACCATGGCCCAGCGTCCGGCCTTAAGGCCGCCTTCGTTGGGCTGGTAGGCAGGTGCTTCCGCGGCGCTGACAATGGCACCACCGGCAAGCTGCGCGCTCAGTCCAAGCACGGAGAGGCTGGCAACCTTGAGGAATTGTCTTCTGCTACGTTTCATTATTGATTCCCCTTCGGCTCAACGTGGCAATCCCAACAATAGACGTTCACGCTATTGGTCGTATGGCACTTGTCGCAGAAATCGGCCTTGTTGGCGTGGCATTTCATGCAGGTGTTCTGCAGGCTGACATTCCATACCTTGCCGTCGGTTGCCACGTAGGTGCGCTTGCCTTCGCGCAGTGCCTGGTCGCGCCATGTGTCCAGAATCTGCATATGCTCGGCGCGCATGTAGTCGACCGGCTCTATGCATTCCTTGGCATCGGCGGGCAGGGCAAGTTCCGGACGCTGGTACGATGCCTTACCCATGTTCAGCCAGAAGGGAGAGGTGAACAGGGCCAGAAAGACAACCAGTCCGGCGATGACGTATTTGGTGTTATACATGGTTATTCGTCCT includes:
- the dsrO gene encoding sulfate reduction electron transfer complex DsrMKJOP subunit DsrO, producing MKRSRRQFLKVASLSVLGLSAQLAGGAIVSAAEAPAYQPNEGGLKAGRWAMVIDTRGFETAADFEACIKACHQYHNVPNIPNNQEVKWLWTDKYEYVFPDDVNEHLSESVRSRDYFVLCNHCENPPCVRVCPTKATYKKPDGIVTMDYHRCIGCRFCMAGCPYGARSFNFANPRRYLDMGAINAEYPTRMMGVVEKCTFCVERLAKGQLPLCVEASEGRILFGDLSDPESEVRKALAENFTIRRKPSLGTQPGVYYII
- the dsrP gene encoding sulfate reduction electron transfer complex DsrMKJOP subunit DsrP, producing the protein MIEKVLKGSPKYYVWLAFLGSLIGLGAFTYLFQMKYGLAITGMSRDVSWGFYIAQFTYLVGVAASAVMLVLPAYFHHYKKFKKIIILGEFMAIGAVLMCMLFIVADMGQPQRMLNVMLHPTLNSVMFYDMLVLMGYLVLNAIIGWVTLECERHDVEPPKWIKPMIYLSIIWAFSIHTVTAFLYSGLPGRHYFLTAIMAARFLSSAFCAGPAILLLLVFLVRKLTGFNPGREAVQTLTKIITYAMAINVFFFLLEVFTAFYSGIPGHAHPIAYLFAGHDGHVDWITGAMWIGATLALLSLALLIPPSLRDNEQLLPWSLGILVLATWIDKGLGLIIGGFTPNPFEKVTVYTPTVPELLISLGIFAVGFFVISVLWKIALDVKKEAGHF
- the dsrJ gene encoding sulfate reduction electron transfer complex DsrMKJOP subunit DsrJ is translated as MYNTKYVIAGLVVFLALFTSPFWLNMGKASYQRPELALPADAKECIEPVDYMRAEHMQILDTWRDQALREGKRTYVATDGKVWNVSLQNTCMKCHANKADFCDKCHTTNSVNVYCWDCHVEPKGNQ